TTCTTTTAATAAATTCCATTGTAAATCCTTGATGATTGCATGAATTTGATTGCCCTCAATATCCAATGTAAAAATTGTACCTCGTCCATTTTTACGTAATGTCTTTTCAAAATCTCTTGCATGAATTGCGATGGGTGTTGCAGTTATGTTCTTTCCATATACGATAGCTGGCGCGAAACCATTTGCTCTTATGGATGACATCACAGAACGTTTCCCGGCCTCACGCTTTTTTGCATGAACTACAGTTTTCATATTTTTTGTCCCCTTTCAAAATAAAATATCACCATTATCCAATGTGCCCATTTATTTTAAGAATGAAACATTAAATTTTTTCTAACTGAGTTCTTTCAACTTATTAACTTTAGCAACATTGATCATTCCATCAAGAAATAAAAAAAGCCCCACAT
This window of the Rummeliibacillus pycnus genome carries:
- a CDS encoding 50S ribosomal protein L25; the protein is MKTVVHAKKREAGKRSVMSSIRANGFAPAIVYGKNITATPIAIHARDFEKTLRKNGRGTIFTLDIEGNQIHAIIKDLQWNLLKEELTHIDFFETKGNVIEVELDLKIEEEKAV